From the Achromobacter xylosoxidans A8 genome, the window CCTTGGTGTCTTGCAGATTGCCTTCGGCGTTCCACATCTTGCCCGAGTCGCGGATCATGGCGGGCATGGAGGCGTCGACGATGACGTCGCTGGGCACGTGCAGGTTGGTGATGCCGCGGTCGGAATTGACCATGGCCAGCTGCGGCAGGACCTTGTAGGCGGCGTCGATGTCGGCGCTGATCTCGGCCTGCTTGTCGGCGGGCAAGGATTGGATCTTGGCGTACAGGTCGCCGATGCCGTTGTTGGGATCGAAGCCGGCTTGCGCGAGCGCGTCGGCGTGCTTGGCCAGCACGTCCTTGTAGAACACGGACACAACGTGGCCGAAGATGACTGGGTCGGAGACCTTCATCATCGTGGCCTTCAGGTGCACCGAGAACAGCACGCCGTTGGCGCGGGCATCGTCGATCTGCGCCTGCAGGAAGGACTTGAGCTTGGCGGTCGACAGCACGGCGGCGTCGATGATCTCGCCGGCCTTGACCGGGGTCTTTTCCTTCAGGACGGTCTTGGCGCCGTCGGCGGCGGTCAGTTCGATCTTGACGTCGCCGGCCTCGGCGATCAGGGCCGACTTTTCGGTGCCGTAGAAGTCGCCTTCGCTCATGTGGGCCACGTGCGACTTGGAATCAGCCGACCAGGCGCCCATCTTGTGCGGGTGCTTGCGGGCGTAGTTCTTGACCGACAGGGGGGCGCGGCGGTCGGAGTTGCCTTCGCGCAGGACCGGGTTCACGGCGCTGCCCTTGACCTTGTCGTAGCGCGCCTTGACGTCGCGTTCGGTGTCGTTGGCGGGGGCGTCCGGGTAGTCGGGCAGCTTGTAGCCCTGGTCCTGGAGTTCCTTGATGGCGGCCTTCAGCTGCGGCATGGACGCGCTGATGTTGGGCAGCTTGATGATGTTGGCTTCGGGCTGGACGGCCAGCGCGCCGAGTTCCGACAAGGCATCGCCCAGCTTCTGGCTGTCTTCGAGGTAGTCGGGGAAGACCGAGATGATGCGGCCGGCCAGCGAGATGTCGCGGGTCTCGACCGTGATGCCTGCGGGCTTGGCGAAAGCCTGGACGATGGGCAGCAGCGAACGGGTTGCAAGCGCCGGAGCTTCATCGGTGAGGGTATAGATAATCTTCGGAGTAAGAGACATGATCCTTGAATCTGTTCGGCAGGCGCTAGGCGCAAACCCGAACATGCTATGCGGCCGGAAGCCGGTAGATGTTGTCGGAGAGTGGGTTCGTTTGGGCACGCGTATGCCCAACATGGCTGACGCCTGCCCCTTTTTTGATCTGGGGAAGTGCGATCGCCACTAACCTTCCATTGTAATACCGCGCTACGCCTGCTGCGCAGCAAAATCCCGCGGATTCGATCGGGATATGGCCATAATGGCGCCAAATTAAACGGGGACACATTAAATCGGACGCGCCGCGTTTGACAAAGCGCCGCGCAAGGAGGAAGCTACGTCCCCATGAATTTCCGCGCCGTCCGCATTTCGCTGATTATTACCATCATTCCTGGAATGGTGGGTTAGCGCGCGACCGCAACAGTCACAGCCACCCGCCCCAAGAGGCGGGTTTTTTGTGGCCGCCTCTGCCGGGCAAGACACCGAAGCAGAGAGCCAGATGCACCACGCCCCGCAAGCCAGCCAGCAAACCGCCACGCCGACCGCATTCCAGGACGGCCGTGCCTCGCCGATGGAATACCTGAGGCAGATCCTGACCGCGCGGATCTATGACATTGCCCGCGAGACCGAGCTGGATCGCGCCCGCGGCCTGTCGGCGCGGCTGGGCAACCCGGTCTACTTCAAGCGCGAAGACAACCAGCCGGTCTTTTCCTTCAAGGTGCGCGGCGCCTACAACAAGATGCGCAACACGCCGCAGGCGGCGCTGGAGCGGGGCGTGATCACGGCGTCCGCCGGCAACCACGCGCAAGGCGTCGCGATCTCGGCCGCCAGGATGGGCGTGCGCGCCATCATCGTGGTGCCGCAGACGACCCCGCAGGTGAAGGTGGATGCGGTGAAAGCGCACGGCGGTCCCACGGTGACGGTGGTGCAGGCGGGCGATTCCTATAGCGACGCCTTTGGCCATGCCCAGAAACTGGCGAGCGCGCAGGACCTGACCTTCATCCCGGCATTCGACGATCCCTATGTGATCGCCGGCCAGGGCACGGTGGGCATGGAGATCCTGCGCCAGCATGCCGGCCCCTTGCACGCCGTCTTCGTGCCGATCGGCGGCGGCGGGCTGGCGGCGGGGGTGGCGACCTACATCAAGGCGGTGGACCCGGGCGTCAAGGTCATCGGCGTGCAGACCGAGGATTCCTGCGCCATGTCCCTGTCCATGCAGGTGGGGGAGCGGGTCAATCTGCCCGAGGTGGGCCTGTTTTCGGACGGCACGGCGGTCAAGCTGGTGGGCGAGGAAACCTTCCGCCTGTGCCGGGAGTACCTGGACGAGATCATCCTGGTGGATACGGACGCAGTCTGCGCGGCGATCAAGGACGTATTCCTGGACACCCGCAGCGTGTTGGAGCCGGCGGGCGCGCTGGCGGTGGCGGGGCTGAAAAAGTACGTGGAACGCGAAGGCGTGCAAGGCCAGCCCATGGTGGCAGTGACCTCGGGCGCCAATATGAACTTCGACCGTCTGCGCTTCGTCGCGGACCGTGCCGAAGTGGGCGAGGCGCGCGAGGCGGTCTTCGCCGTGACGGTGCCCGAGGAGCGCGGCAGCTTCCGCCGCTTCTGCAGCGTGATCGGCCAGCGCAGCGTGACGGAATTCAACTACCGCATCGCGGATGCGCACACTGCCCACATCTTTGTCAGCATGCAGATTTCCCGGCGCGGCGATGCGGCGGACATCATGGCGGCGTTGCAGCAGCAGGGTTTCTCCGTCGGTGATCTGAGCAACAACGAGGTGTCCAAGCAGCACATCCGCTACATGGTGGGCGGACGCTCGCCGCTGGCGGCCGGCGAGCGCCTGTTCCGCTTCGAGTTTCCGGAGCGTCCCGGCGCGCTGATGAAGTTCCTGTCCGAGATGGCGCCCAACTGGAACATCAGCCTGTTCCACTACCGCAATCAGGGCACGGAGTTCAGTTCGGCGCTGGTCGGCATCCAGGCGCCGCTGGCGGACAGCGCGGCGCTGGACGCGTTCCTGCGGCAACTGGGCTACGCCCATACCGAGGAAACCGGCAACGAGGCCTACCGCCAGTTCCTGATCTGAGCGCGCCTGGATTCAGCCCGGCGCGCAGCCGGGTTTGCGCGGCAAGGTCACGCCTGGTTGCAGGCGCAAGGTGGCGCGTCCTTGCGCCGGCTGTGTCAGCTGCAAGGTGCTGGCGCGCCAGGCCGGCACGTCGTCGAAGGCCACGTCGGGCGCAGCCGTGGACTTGGACTGCGCGTCCGGCCGGTCGAACTGGATGGCCGGCAGGCGCAGGCAGACGTCCTTGAAATCCAGCCGCGCAAGTTCGCGGCCGTCGCTCATGCGCACCGCGCGGAATGCCATTGGCGTGTCCACGAACTTGGTGATGGCGGGGACGATCTGCAGGTAGCCGTCGGCGTCCTTGACCCGTTTGGTAGGCTCGATCTCGACCGCGTCCCTGCCCGGAGGCAGGGCCAGATAGGCTACGCCATCGGCCACGTCCAGCAGCTTGCCCGGGCCCAGGTTCAAGGCGGCAAGCGGCGCGTGGCGGATCATCACGGTTTCGTTCCAGGACGTCTGGACGCGCGTCCAGCCCGGCAGGCGGGCGTCCTCGA encodes:
- a CDS encoding NADP-dependent isocitrate dehydrogenase translates to MSLTPKIIYTLTDEAPALATRSLLPIVQAFAKPAGITVETRDISLAGRIISVFPDYLEDSQKLGDALSELGALAVQPEANIIKLPNISASMPQLKAAIKELQDQGYKLPDYPDAPANDTERDVKARYDKVKGSAVNPVLREGNSDRRAPLSVKNYARKHPHKMGAWSADSKSHVAHMSEGDFYGTEKSALIAEAGDVKIELTAADGAKTVLKEKTPVKAGEIIDAAVLSTAKLKSFLQAQIDDARANGVLFSVHLKATMMKVSDPVIFGHVVSVFYKDVLAKHADALAQAGFDPNNGIGDLYAKIQSLPADKQAEISADIDAAYKVLPQLAMVNSDRGITNLHVPSDVIVDASMPAMIRDSGKMWNAEGNLQDTKAVIPDRSYAGVYQAVIEDCKRNGAFNPVTMGSVPNVGLMAQAAEEYGSHNKTFVIPAAGTVRVTDASGKVLLEQAVEAGDLWRMCQTKDAAVQDWVKLAVARARATKTPAVFWLDENRAHDAQIIAKVKHYLKDHDTSGLDLRILSPVEATKFSLKRIREGLDTISVTGNVLRDYLTDLFPIMELGTSAKMLSIVPLVAGGGLFETGAGGSAPKHVQQFVEEGFLRWDSLGEFMALAASLEHLGRSYDNARAQVLAKTLDLATAKFLDENKSPERKVGGLDNRGSHYYLALYWAQAVAAQTDDRALATLFAAPARALADGEDKILAELKAAQGKPVDIGGYYQPNEALASQAMRPSATLNQALASIG
- the ilvA gene encoding threonine ammonia-lyase, biosynthetic, translating into MHHAPQASQQTATPTAFQDGRASPMEYLRQILTARIYDIARETELDRARGLSARLGNPVYFKREDNQPVFSFKVRGAYNKMRNTPQAALERGVITASAGNHAQGVAISAARMGVRAIIVVPQTTPQVKVDAVKAHGGPTVTVVQAGDSYSDAFGHAQKLASAQDLTFIPAFDDPYVIAGQGTVGMEILRQHAGPLHAVFVPIGGGGLAAGVATYIKAVDPGVKVIGVQTEDSCAMSLSMQVGERVNLPEVGLFSDGTAVKLVGEETFRLCREYLDEIILVDTDAVCAAIKDVFLDTRSVLEPAGALAVAGLKKYVEREGVQGQPMVAVTSGANMNFDRLRFVADRAEVGEAREAVFAVTVPEERGSFRRFCSVIGQRSVTEFNYRIADAHTAHIFVSMQISRRGDAADIMAALQQQGFSVGDLSNNEVSKQHIRYMVGGRSPLAAGERLFRFEFPERPGALMKFLSEMAPNWNISLFHYRNQGTEFSSALVGIQAPLADSAALDAFLRQLGYAHTEETGNEAYRQFLI